Genomic window (Puniceicoccus vermicola):
GAGGTGATTGCCCATGAGACGGGGAGCCGCATGATTCGTGTGAATGCGGTTTCGTCGAATGTAGCGGAGTTGCGGCAGCATTTAGCTTCGGCGCGATCCGATCGGGAGGGGAAGACCGTTCTCTTTATCGACGAGTTGCACCGTTTTAATAAGGCGCAGCAGGATTTGCTCTTGCCGGATGTTGAAGAGGGCTGGGTGCGATTGATCGGAGCGACGACCTATAATCCCGGGTTTTACGTCATCCCTGCCCTATTGAGCCGTAGTCATCTGTTTCGGCTGCAGCCGGTCGGACCCAAAGAGGTGGAGCGGGTGTTGCGCTTGGCATTGGAGGAAGATCCCCAGCTCCAGGCGGCGCGGGTCGAGATTGAGGATGAAGTTCTGAGTGGATTATCCCGGATCGCCGATGGGGACCTCCGGCGAGGGTTGAATTCTCTAGAGACCTTGATTCTGGGGCAGCCGGTCGGGAGCACCGCGGGCCTTCCCGAGTTGGAGCGGTTTCTGAATGAGCGCCAGATTCGCTACGATGCGGGGGAGGATGAGCACTACGACACGATTTCGGCCTTTATTAAATCCATGCGGGGCGGTGATCCGGATGCGGCTCTCTATTGGTTGGCGAAGATGTTGGTCGGCGGGGAAGATCCCCGGTTTATCGCCCGGCGGTTGGTGATTCAGGCTTCAGAAGATGTAGGATTGGCCGATTCGCGAGCCCTTCCGTTGGCGATGGCTGCCTATCAAGCCTGTGAAGTCATCGGGTTGCCGGAGTGCGAATTGAATCTCGCCCATGCCACCGTTTTCTTGGCGACAGCGCCGAAGAGCAATTCGGCCTGCATGGGGATTGCCGCGGCGAAGCAGGAGATTCGGCGCAAGGGGCTGCAATCCGTTCCTCTCTGGTTGCGCGATTCCCATACCAAGGTTTCGAAGGAAATGGGTCATGGGGAGGGATATCGCTACAGTCATAACTATCCGGAAGCGGTGAGCGGACAGGAGTTTATGATCGAGCCGAAGAAGTTTTATGCCCCTGGGGTGGATGGCGCGGAGAAGGCGATCAATGATCGATTGCGGCGCTGGAAATCGCTGAAATCCCAGCGAAAGTCCGATTTTGGGGAGTCGGGTTG
Coding sequences:
- a CDS encoding replication-associated recombination protein A codes for the protein MPLHRPLAARMRPVQLEGVVGQDHLLGEGSLLPRLVRDNRFGSLLLYGPPGCGKTTLAEVIAHETGSRMIRVNAVSSNVAELRQHLASARSDREGKTVLFIDELHRFNKAQQDLLLPDVEEGWVRLIGATTYNPGFYVIPALLSRSHLFRLQPVGPKEVERVLRLALEEDPQLQAARVEIEDEVLSGLSRIADGDLRRGLNSLETLILGQPVGSTAGLPELERFLNERQIRYDAGEDEHYDTISAFIKSMRGGDPDAALYWLAKMLVGGEDPRFIARRLVIQASEDVGLADSRALPLAMAAYQACEVIGLPECELNLAHATVFLATAPKSNSACMGIAAAKQEIRRKGLQSVPLWLRDSHTKVSKEMGHGEGYRYSHNYPEAVSGQEFMIEPKKFYAPGVDGAEKAINDRLRRWKSLKSQRKSDFGESG